One window from the genome of Streptomyces sp. NBC_00287 encodes:
- a CDS encoding response regulator transcription factor, translating into MAAPIRVLLADDHTLVRRGVRLILDGEPDLEVVAEAADGAEAVALARSHEVDLAVLDIAMPRMTGLQAARELSRRLPDLRILILTMYDNEQYFFEALKAGAGGYVLKSVADRDLVEACRAAVRDEPFIYPGAERALVRSYLERLHGGDRLPERPVTEREEEILKLVAEGYTSKEIGELLFISAKTVERHRANLLQKLGVRGRLELTRYAIRAGLIEP; encoded by the coding sequence ATGGCCGCGCCGATCCGGGTGCTCCTCGCCGACGACCACACCCTGGTCCGCCGGGGCGTCCGGCTCATCCTCGACGGTGAGCCGGATCTGGAGGTCGTCGCCGAGGCCGCCGACGGTGCCGAGGCGGTCGCGCTGGCCCGGTCCCACGAGGTCGATCTGGCCGTGCTGGACATCGCCATGCCGCGGATGACCGGCCTCCAGGCGGCCCGGGAGCTCTCCCGGCGACTGCCGGACCTCAGGATCCTGATCCTCACCATGTACGACAACGAGCAGTACTTCTTCGAGGCGCTGAAGGCGGGCGCGGGCGGATATGTGCTCAAGTCCGTCGCCGACCGCGATCTGGTCGAGGCGTGCCGGGCGGCCGTACGCGATGAGCCGTTCATCTATCCAGGTGCCGAACGGGCCCTGGTCCGCTCGTACTTGGAGCGGCTGCACGGTGGTGACCGGCTGCCGGAGCGGCCCGTGACCGAGCGCGAGGAGGAGATACTCAAGCTGGTCGCCGAGGGATACACCTCGAAGGAGATCGGTGAGTTGCTCTTCATCAGCGCGAAGACCGTCGAGCGGCATCGGGCCAATCTGCTGCAGAAGCTGGGGGTGCGGGGCCGGCTGGAGCTGACGCGGTACGCGATACGGGCCGGACTCATCGAGCCTTGA
- a CDS encoding glycoside hydrolase family 5 protein: MRFLRAALVAVLLLVPLTSLPAQAAPDDWTGPLSTRGRWIVDADGDRFKLRSGNWHGASGTWSGSGSADEDANHHAGENSGRIPLGLDRAPMAEIIAGFEEIGINSIRLPFSNEMIHDTRPVTDDAVAANPSLRGKTPLQVYDVVVRELTAAGLAVILNNHTNTTRWCCGVDGNERWNTSQSAQTWENDWLFMARRYQDNKRVVGADLYNEVRRNIWDDPNWGLGDDHDWFAASQRVADRLLLEANPDLLIIVEGINWTGIPVDGFAHERPTLEPVRRLSHTLVDSGKLVYSAHFYDYTGPNHSGATGTGETSDPRYRDLSPSELITVLNRQAFYVSSEQDQHFTAPVWISEFGVGGRDETGAKPRAWFENFVDHLIRTDADFAYWPLVGWHEDRKGNGWALLHWDAAGNRMGVHDGDDWRAAAWARLIGAQGRTGPVAPVADWSMLSPDHGDFIASRRMRALPDWNPGARKAVCPDGQRLLGLSHTGNRGLCSDVGFSVGSGAHEVVVDERHVRQDWASGYTKLQCPDGSLLTGYSVRGSAVSAALCTAGPVGGTSGRTVWFDRGDNRGPSPKGGDFASGHYKGQCAADEYAAGIAYTGRVGSGRTPDALYCRK, translated from the coding sequence ATGCGCTTCCTCAGAGCCGCACTGGTCGCCGTACTCCTCCTGGTGCCGCTGACGTCCCTCCCTGCCCAGGCGGCGCCGGACGACTGGACGGGTCCGCTGAGCACCCGGGGTCGCTGGATCGTCGACGCGGACGGCGACCGCTTCAAGCTGCGCTCGGGCAACTGGCACGGCGCCAGCGGCACGTGGAGCGGCTCCGGCAGCGCCGACGAGGACGCCAACCACCACGCGGGCGAGAACTCCGGGCGCATCCCGCTCGGCCTGGACCGCGCCCCCATGGCCGAGATCATCGCCGGCTTCGAGGAGATCGGGATCAACAGCATCCGGCTGCCCTTCTCCAACGAGATGATCCACGACACCCGCCCGGTCACGGACGACGCCGTGGCGGCCAACCCGTCCCTGCGCGGAAAGACCCCGCTCCAGGTGTACGACGTCGTGGTCCGCGAACTCACCGCCGCCGGACTCGCCGTCATCCTCAACAACCACACCAACACCACCCGTTGGTGCTGCGGAGTCGACGGCAACGAACGCTGGAACACCAGCCAGTCCGCCCAGACCTGGGAGAACGACTGGCTGTTCATGGCCCGCCGCTACCAGGACAACAAGCGGGTCGTCGGCGCCGACCTCTACAACGAGGTCCGCCGCAACATCTGGGACGACCCCAACTGGGGTCTGGGCGACGACCACGACTGGTTCGCGGCCTCGCAACGGGTCGCCGACCGGCTGCTGCTGGAAGCCAACCCGGACCTTCTGATCATCGTCGAGGGCATCAACTGGACCGGCATCCCCGTGGACGGCTTCGCCCATGAACGCCCCACCCTGGAGCCGGTACGCCGCCTCTCGCACACCCTCGTCGACTCCGGCAAGCTCGTGTACTCCGCCCACTTCTACGACTACACGGGCCCCAACCACAGCGGGGCGACCGGGACGGGGGAGACGAGCGATCCCCGCTATCGGGATCTGAGCCCGAGCGAACTGATCACTGTGCTCAACCGCCAGGCCTTCTACGTCAGTTCGGAACAGGACCAGCATTTCACCGCCCCCGTCTGGATCAGCGAGTTCGGCGTCGGGGGCCGCGACGAGACCGGCGCCAAGCCGCGCGCCTGGTTCGAGAACTTCGTGGACCATCTCATCCGTACCGACGCGGACTTCGCGTACTGGCCGCTCGTCGGCTGGCACGAGGACCGCAAGGGCAACGGCTGGGCGCTGCTGCACTGGGACGCGGCCGGCAACCGCATGGGCGTCCACGACGGTGACGATTGGCGCGCGGCCGCCTGGGCCCGGCTGATCGGGGCGCAGGGCCGGACCGGTCCGGTGGCACCCGTGGCCGACTGGTCGATGCTCAGCCCCGACCACGGTGACTTCATCGCCTCCCGGCGGATGCGGGCCCTGCCCGACTGGAACCCCGGCGCCCGCAAGGCCGTCTGCCCGGACGGACAGCGCCTGCTGGGCCTCAGCCACACCGGGAACCGGGGTCTGTGTTCGGATGTCGGCTTCTCGGTGGGCTCGGGCGCCCACGAGGTGGTCGTCGACGAGCGGCACGTCCGGCAGGACTGGGCCTCCGGCTACACCAAACTCCAGTGCCCCGACGGCTCCTTGCTCACCGGCTACAGCGTCCGCGGCTCGGCGGTCTCGGCGGCGCTGTGCACGGCGGGCCCGGTCGGCGGCACGAGTGGCCGTACGGTCTGGTTCGACCGGGGCGACAACCGGGGGCCGTCGCCCAAGGGCGGGGACTTCGCGTCCGGCCACTACAAGGGGCAGTGCGCCGCGGACGAGTACGCGGCGGGGATCGCGTACACGGGGCGGGTGGGGTCGGGGCGGACTCCGGATGCGCTGTACTGCCGTAAGTGA
- a CDS encoding class I SAM-dependent methyltransferase, producing MRLARQLIFPAVLDRLGAAPDPGAMVLDIGCGTGALALELAESRGWAVQGVDPSAHMLDIARADRPHPRVDYRLFDGRRLDWLPDGSVDAAVCCLVYCTDPDDRRLAALTAEIHRVLRPGAPYVVADLNPGAVGEQFSTLRYGDPGASYAEGAPVPTVLRQLDGGSVTTVCYFRPESAYGALLTGAGFPAPTTETPPAETGTAPYMVLGTVRRP from the coding sequence CGGCAATTGATCTTTCCCGCGGTACTGGACCGCCTCGGCGCCGCCCCGGATCCTGGCGCGATGGTGCTGGACATCGGATGCGGCACCGGTGCGCTGGCTCTCGAACTGGCCGAGTCGCGGGGATGGGCGGTGCAGGGGGTCGACCCCTCGGCGCACATGCTGGACATCGCCCGCGCCGACCGCCCCCACCCGCGCGTCGACTACCGCCTCTTCGACGGCCGTCGCCTGGACTGGCTCCCGGACGGCAGCGTCGACGCGGCCGTGTGCTGTCTGGTCTACTGCACCGACCCCGACGACCGGCGCCTCGCCGCACTGACCGCCGAGATCCACCGGGTACTTCGGCCGGGAGCACCGTATGTCGTCGCCGACCTCAACCCGGGCGCCGTAGGAGAGCAGTTCTCCACCCTCCGGTACGGCGACCCGGGCGCGTCCTACGCCGAGGGGGCGCCCGTGCCCACGGTGCTGCGGCAGTTGGACGGCGGCTCCGTCACGACGGTCTGTTACTTCCGTCCCGAGTCGGCGTACGGCGCCCTGCTCACCGGCGCCGGTTTCCCCGCGCCGACGACCGAGACGCCGCCCGCCGAGACCGGCACCGCCCCGTACATGGTGCTCGGTACCGTCCGCCGGCCCTGA